A region from the Achromobacter seleniivolatilans genome encodes:
- a CDS encoding Zn-dependent hydrolase produces the protein MTTTISINGQRLWQSLMDLAQIGATPKGGNCRLALTALDGQGRDLVTGWMRDAGMTLRVDQVGNIFARRAGRNDSLPPIMTGSHIDTQPTGGKFDGCYGVLAGLEVIRSLNDHGVVTEAPLEVAIWTNEEGSRFVPVMMGSGVFAGKFPLEVALTARDRDGKSVADELTAIGYAGTEPVGGRAVGAYFEAHIEQGPILEHEEKVVGVVTGSLGLRWYDVVVTGMEMHAGPTPMPIRKDALYATSFLLQAVIGIANDNQPHGRGTVGEIHAHPGSRNVIPGQVRLTVDLRHEDEATLAQMDQRFLDICAEVAARHGVTVDVKQVQYFPPTPFDTDLVAKVRAGATRRGLAAMDIVTGAGHDAVYMASVTPTAMIFVPCKDGISHNEIEDAKPADLEAGCNVLLDAMVARANGQGAQA, from the coding sequence ATGACGACGACGATTTCGATCAACGGACAGCGGCTGTGGCAGTCGCTGATGGATCTGGCGCAGATCGGGGCCACGCCCAAGGGCGGCAACTGCCGCCTGGCGCTGACCGCTTTGGACGGACAGGGCCGCGACCTAGTCACCGGCTGGATGCGCGACGCGGGCATGACCCTGCGCGTCGATCAGGTGGGCAACATCTTTGCCCGCCGCGCCGGCCGCAATGACAGCCTGCCGCCCATCATGACCGGCAGCCACATCGACACCCAGCCCACCGGCGGAAAATTCGATGGCTGCTATGGCGTGCTGGCGGGTCTGGAAGTCATACGCAGCCTGAACGACCACGGTGTCGTGACGGAAGCGCCGCTGGAAGTGGCCATCTGGACCAATGAAGAAGGCTCGCGCTTTGTGCCGGTGATGATGGGTTCGGGCGTGTTCGCGGGCAAGTTCCCGCTGGAAGTCGCGCTGACGGCGCGGGACCGCGACGGCAAGTCGGTGGCCGACGAACTGACCGCCATTGGCTACGCGGGCACCGAGCCAGTAGGCGGCCGCGCAGTGGGCGCTTATTTCGAGGCCCACATCGAACAAGGCCCGATTCTGGAGCACGAAGAAAAAGTGGTCGGCGTGGTGACGGGCTCCCTCGGCCTGCGCTGGTACGACGTGGTCGTGACCGGCATGGAAATGCACGCTGGCCCCACTCCCATGCCGATCCGCAAGGACGCGCTCTACGCTACAAGCTTTCTGCTGCAAGCCGTTATCGGCATCGCCAATGACAACCAGCCGCACGGCCGTGGCACCGTGGGCGAGATCCACGCCCACCCCGGATCACGCAACGTCATCCCGGGTCAGGTGCGCCTGACCGTGGACTTGCGCCACGAAGACGAGGCCACGCTGGCGCAAATGGATCAGCGCTTTCTGGATATCTGCGCCGAGGTCGCGGCGCGCCACGGCGTAACCGTGGACGTCAAGCAGGTGCAGTATTTTCCGCCCACGCCGTTTGATACGGATCTGGTCGCCAAGGTGCGCGCAGGCGCCACCCGGCGCGGGCTGGCCGCTATGGACATCGTGACCGGCGCCGGTCACGACGCCGTCTACATGGCCAGCGTCACGCCTACTGCAATGATCTTCGTGCCGTGCAAAGACGGCATCAGCCACAACGAAATCGAAGACGCCAAGCCTGCTGACCTGGAAGCCGGCTGCAACGTGCTGCTGGACGCGATGGTGGCACGCGCCAACGGTCAAGGAGCCCAAGCATGA